One Setaria viridis chromosome 3, Setaria_viridis_v4.0, whole genome shotgun sequence DNA window includes the following coding sequences:
- the LOC117850219 gene encoding uncharacterized protein: MAEKEGAVVKKGHDEGLKMAVALLEEFGLPLGLLPLEDVTEVGFVRDTGYMWINQRKKVEHKFSKIGKQVSYDVEITGYIKPKGIKKLKGVKAKELMLWPPVNEMAVDDPPTGKIHFKSLAGVTKTFPVDAFAAGQ, translated from the coding sequence ATGGCGGAGAAGGAGGGCGCCGTGGTGAAGAAGGGCCACGACGAGGGGTTGAAGATGGCCGTGGCGCTGCTGGAGGAGTTCGGCCTGCCGCTGGGGCTCCTGCCGCTGGAGGACGTGACCGAGGTCGGGTTCGTGCGCGACACGGGGTACATGTGGATCAACCAGCGCAAGAAGGTGGAGCACAAGTTCAGCAAGATCGGCAAGCAGGTGAGCTACGACGTGGAGATCACCGGCTACATCAAGCCCAAGGGCATCAAGAAGCTCAAGGGCGTCAAGGCCAAGGAGCTTATGCTCTGGCCGCCCGTCAACGAGATGGCCGTCGACGACCCCCCCACCGGGAAGATCCACTTCAAGAGCCTCGCCGGCGTCACCAAGACCTTCCCCGTCgacgccttcgccgccggccaGTAG